The genomic stretch CTAGGTGTTTTGTTTGGATTCAGCTTAATACTTACCTGACTTTGGTCTGGATCGTAATAATCCGTGACGACAGCTTCAGTATCACCTTGCTTGATTTGGTGCATATGTGCTGTCAGCAGCTCACCATTTCGCTGGTACGTATCCGCTTCTTCGGATTTTTTTAACGTATTCTCATGAATGGTAAGCTTTCGGATATTCTTTTCCCGTTCATTTTTCAAGAAACGAATCAAGTCACCTGCTTGCTGTTTCACGCGGTCGCGCTCTGCTTTCCCGGAATAAAACGCATCGATGAGTGAGCTCATCGTATCGTAATGTTCCCGAGTCCCTTCAATAGAGGATAAATCCATTACATAGAAATCCTCTTTTTTGCCTTTGAAGTACGTAGGCTCGTAGCTGTCTTGTTTCATTTTATCAATGAAAGCGGAAAACGCAGCTGCATAAGCTTCCTTATCTCCCATATAAGCTTGTTCCGCGAGTTCGCCTGCTAAAGCAGGAGATACACCTTGCAGCAGGTTTAAGATCTGCTTGTGCATACGGCCGCTATTGAAATCGAGCTTGCGAGCAAAGTCAGCTGGATCCAGTGTAAATGGATTCAGCTTCTCCTGACTTGGCGGCAGCTTGTACGTTTGCCCTGGGAGAATCGTACGGTGCCGGTTCACACTTGCGGAGATATGCTTAATGCTGTCGATAATCATATCTGTTTCATTATCTACCAGCATAATATTGCTGTGTTTACCCATGACTTCCATAATAATACGCTTAGAAGTTTTGTCACCGAGTTCATCTTTACTAATAAAGGTTAGCTGGATGATACGCTCGTTTTCAAATTGCTCTACTTTCTCTAAAAATCCACCTGCCAGATGCTTGCGGAGCAACATACAGAACATCGGAGGATTTTGCGGGTTTTGGTAGGTATCATCTGTTATGTGCACGCGTGCGTAACTAGGGTGCGCCGATAATAATAGGGCGTGATTCTTCCCTTGACTGCGGAAAGTAAGCACGATCTCCGTATCAGTCGGCTGGTATATTTTCGATAGTCGGCCAGTTGATAATGTATGATCCAATTCTCTAGCCATCGCTCTTGTTACTATTCCATCAAATGCCATGGTTTCACCTCATTCTCTGCTAGTATAGCATTTTATCGGACAAGCACGCATACATTTACACTAGAAATAAGAGGTGGAGGTATGCAACGTGCGATGGTATCAATTTTCTGCAGAGGAAACAGCCAAGAAGACAGGATCTAATCCAGAGAAAGGCCTGGCTTCAAAAGAAGTCACACAGCGGCTGAAGCGGGACGGAAGAAATGAGTGGAAAGAAGAGAAAAGCGTATCTCAGCTGGCGTTATTTCTTGGACAATTCAAAGACTTCATGGTCCTGGTGCTTCTTGCTGCTACTGTTATATCAGGAATATTAGGCGAATACATCGATAGCATCGCTATTTTGCTCATCGTCTTTTTAAATGCGCTGATTGGATTCTTTCAAGAAAGAAATGCCGAGAAATCACTCAGCAAGTTAAAAGAGTTAAATGCGCCATTGGCACGTGTGCTGCGAGACGGTCAATGGACCAGGGTGCCTTCCGCGGAACTGGTCATGGGAGATATCGTCTCCCTGACAGCAGGTGATCGGGTGCCTGCTGACTTGCGTTTAATTGCTGTAACGAGTCTGGAGACAGAAGAATCCGCACTAACCGGCGAATCACTGCCCGTAGCTAAAATGACAGAGCCATTGAACAGAGAAAAGCTTGGTCCGCAAGATCAGGTGAATATTGCGTTTATGAGCTCCCTCGTTACGCGAGGCAACGGAACAGGCATTGTTATCGGTACCGGCTCGAACACAGCTGTCGGACAAATTGCAGAACTGCTAATTGATACAAAGCGCAAACAAACACCGCTAGAAAAAAGATTAGAGAAACTTGGTAAGATACTAATTGTTATTGCTTTGCTTTTGACGGCATTAACAGTACTTGCTGGGGTGTACCGCGGCAATCCGCTTTATGACATGCTGCTTGCTGGAGTGTCGCTTGCGGTTGCTGTTATACCAGAAGGTCTTCCGGCTATCGTGACCGTAGCACTTTCTCTCGGCGTGCAGCGTATGATCAAACAAAAAGCCATCGTCAGAAGACTGTCAGCGGTCGAAACGCTTGGTTCAGCAACCGTTATATGTTCCGATAAAACCGGAACACTGACAGAAAACCAAATGACAGTAAAAGAAATATTCCTGGGTGGAAACAGCTATACGGTAACCGGCAGCGGGTACGATCCATCTGGTGGATTTTATCGGGACGAAAAGGAATCAACGGATAAAGCACTTATCCGCTTTCTTCGCTACGGTGTTCTTGCTAGCCATGCAAAAATGATTCGTAAAAAGAAACGCTGGCTCATTGACGGTGATCCGACGGAGGGTGCGCTCGTTGTTGCCGGAAAAAAAGCCGGTCTGGATGCTGATAAACTGACAGATTATGAAGTCGTGCATGAAGTACCATTCGATAGTAAACGGAAGCGCATGACCGTCCTCATCCGAACGCCAGAAGGAAAGCTGGTCGCCATAACCAAGGGAGCGCCGGATGTTTTAATTGATAAAGCTGTTTATGAGGAAGTAGACTCCAATAAGAAGCCGCTTGCTGCGAAAGATAAAAAAGTGCTGTACGAGGCCGTCGATCAGATGGCAGCGAAAGCATTGCGCACAATTGCGGTTTGTATCCGTGAATTTCCAGCTGGGTATGAACCAAAAGAAGAAGAATTAGAGCAGAACATGACATTCGTCGGGCTCAATGGTTTGATTGATCCGCCACGTCAAGAAGCGATGGATGCGATCATTGATTGCCGAGAAGCAGGCATCAAGACAGTTATGATCACTGGTGATCATGTGAAGACGGCAGCAGCCATCGCCAAGATGCTCCATATCTTGCCGGCTGGCGGGAAAGTAGTGGAAGGAAGAGATCTGGATCGTATGTCAGATGAAGAATTGCGTGATGAAGTGGATAGCATGTATGTCTTCGCGCGTGTGACACCGGAACATAAGCTGCGAATTGTACAAGCATTGCAGCATGTGGGGCATATTGTTGCCATGACAGGCGATGGTGTGAATGACGCACCAGCTATCAAAGCAAGTGACATCGGCATCAGCATGGGCATCACAGGCACAGATGTTGCCAAAGAGGCAAGTGGACTTGTGCTAATGGACGATAACTTTGCCACGATTAAAGCAGCAATTAAGGAAGGCAGAACCATTTATTCGAATATCCGTAAGTTTGTCCGTTATTTACTAGCCTCGAATGTCGGTGAAATACTTGTCATGCTGTTTGCCATGATCTTAGCTTTGCCTATGCCGCTCGTCCCAATTCAAATTCTTTGGGTGAACTTGGTGACTGATGGGCTGCCAGCCATTGCTCTAGGAATGGACAAAGCAGAAGATGAAGTAATGAAACAAAAGCCGCGTCATCCGAATGAAGGCATATTTGCCCGCGGACTTGGCACAAAAATCGTCACACGTGGTATCTTGATCGGCTCGGTCACCATTATTGCTTTCATGCTTATGTACCAAGGTGATCCAGACAATCTTATTTATGCCCAAACAACAGCATTCACAACGCTCGTAATGGCCCAGCTCATTCACGTTTTTGACTGCCGCAGTGAGAAATCAGTATTTGCCCGCAATCCGCTCGGCAACATCTGGCTTATCGGTGCCGTTCTTATATCGATGATTCTCCTGCTCGCTGTTATTTATATCACACCACTGCAGCCGATTTTCCATACAACAGACATCCTGCTTCGAGACTGGCTGTTGATTATAGGATTAAGTGCTGTGCCGACCGTGCTGTTTGGGTTTATAAAGAAATAGTAAGAAGATATAATTACTCCTTTTAAGAAGATCCGGGCTATGATGATATAGGTCGGATTTTTATTTTGAGTACTTTACACCATTCATAAAGTAATAAGCCTGACAACCTTAATTGCACCCGACACTCATTAAGGTTTTTGGTCAACCCATTGAAAAAGAGAAAGAAACAGAAACATGGAATAGTTTAAACTAGAATATGATGATTTATTAATAATTAAAGCTTATTAAGGTATCTGCTCTAGCATTGGACACCCTTATCATAACTCTAAGTTTTTAACTGAAGAACTGAATTAGGAAAAACGTTTAGCGTTAAATAATTAAATAGATTCGGAAGAGGTGAAAGTATGGATTATATTAAATGGATTAGAGAAAAAGTTGGTCAGGAAAGAATCTTTTTAAATTTTGCTGGTGGTTGTATCGAAAACGAATATGGAGAAATACTGCTGCAAAAAAGGAAAGATAAGGAGAAATGGGGTTTTCCAGGTGGTGCTATGGATATTGGAGAATCAGTAGAAGAGACTGTAATTAGAGAAGTAAAAGAAGAGACTGGATTAGATGTTAAAGTCGATAAGTTAATTGGTATCTATACAAAATACTTTGATGAGTATCCTAGTGGTGATAAAGCTCAAACAGTTGTATTCTTTTTCAAGTTACAGGCTATAGATGGGTCATTAAACATCGAAGACGATGAAACATTGGATTTAAGATTCTTTTCACCTGATAAGATTCCACCGCTGGTTAATAAACAGCACGAAGACGCTTTAAAAGATTACCTTAGTAAACAAGAAATCTTTATCAGGTAGGATGAGATTTAGTTATAGTCAATCCAAAAGGGTTTTATGGAAAATGTCGAATAATATAATAATGATTAACAAGGGGTGATGTTACTTGGTCAGTAGTGATATTCTGTCGAAGACTTTCCTGACGTTTGCTGAAAGAGAATGTAAAGGTTCTAGCTTATTGTACGACTATTTGTCCAGAGAGATTACAAGAGATGATGATATACTCAACATTTGCAGTAATGCACGAGCAGGGCAGCCTGTTCCTAATCTTCTATTTGGTGCTGTACACTATCTCTTACTAAGGGGGAAGGAGCACCAATTAAATCAGTATTACCAAGCATTGTGGATAAACCGAAAATATACACTGAATCATTCGGGTATTTTAAAGAGTTTTGCATCAAATATCGAATGGAAATTGAGTGGATTATTAAAGTTAGACTTGTCCAAACAAACGAAGTACGAAGGTGCGCATACCTTTATCCGGCATTTTGTGCAATTTACGAGAAAGCAAAAAAACCATTAGCACTTGTCGAAATTGGCACGAGCGCAGGGTTACGGCTTTTTTGGAATAATTACTCTTATTCATGCGGAGATAATCACAGATATGGAGAAAAAGAGTCTAGATTTACTATCTCATCAGAAATAAAAGGAGAAAATATTCCAAAACTCCATTCGGCATCTCCGCCAGTCTCCACAAGAATTGGTTTAGACTTAAATATAGTAGATTTAAAAAATGAGGAAGAGTACTTATGG from Terribacillus sp. DMT04 encodes the following:
- a CDS encoding NFACT family protein; the protein is MAFDGIVTRAMARELDHTLSTGRLSKIYQPTDTEIVLTFRSQGKNHALLLSAHPSYARVHITDDTYQNPQNPPMFCMLLRKHLAGGFLEKVEQFENERIIQLTFISKDELGDKTSKRIIMEVMGKHSNIMLVDNETDMIIDSIKHISASVNRHRTILPGQTYKLPPSQEKLNPFTLDPADFARKLDFNSGRMHKQILNLLQGVSPALAGELAEQAYMGDKEAYAAAFSAFIDKMKQDSYEPTYFKGKKEDFYVMDLSSIEGTREHYDTMSSLIDAFYSGKAERDRVKQQAGDLIRFLKNEREKNIRKLTIHENTLKKSEEADTYQRNGELLTAHMHQIKQGDTEAVVTDYYDPDQSQVSIKLNPNKTPSENAQSYFKQYNKLKKSRTMVEQELEKTNAEIDYLDQLVQQVEGAREQDVEEIREELREQGYLKAKTQQKKNKKPNLPTPESYTATDGTAILVGHNNKQNEYLTMKLAHKQDTWLHTKDIPGSHVIIRSSKPSEETLEEAAKLAAWFSKSRLSSSVPVDYTLIRHVKKPNGAKPGFVTYDQQKTLYVTPEESLVKKLAVK
- a CDS encoding cation-translocating P-type ATPase, with the protein product MRWYQFSAEETAKKTGSNPEKGLASKEVTQRLKRDGRNEWKEEKSVSQLALFLGQFKDFMVLVLLAATVISGILGEYIDSIAILLIVFLNALIGFFQERNAEKSLSKLKELNAPLARVLRDGQWTRVPSAELVMGDIVSLTAGDRVPADLRLIAVTSLETEESALTGESLPVAKMTEPLNREKLGPQDQVNIAFMSSLVTRGNGTGIVIGTGSNTAVGQIAELLIDTKRKQTPLEKRLEKLGKILIVIALLLTALTVLAGVYRGNPLYDMLLAGVSLAVAVIPEGLPAIVTVALSLGVQRMIKQKAIVRRLSAVETLGSATVICSDKTGTLTENQMTVKEIFLGGNSYTVTGSGYDPSGGFYRDEKESTDKALIRFLRYGVLASHAKMIRKKKRWLIDGDPTEGALVVAGKKAGLDADKLTDYEVVHEVPFDSKRKRMTVLIRTPEGKLVAITKGAPDVLIDKAVYEEVDSNKKPLAAKDKKVLYEAVDQMAAKALRTIAVCIREFPAGYEPKEEELEQNMTFVGLNGLIDPPRQEAMDAIIDCREAGIKTVMITGDHVKTAAAIAKMLHILPAGGKVVEGRDLDRMSDEELRDEVDSMYVFARVTPEHKLRIVQALQHVGHIVAMTGDGVNDAPAIKASDIGISMGITGTDVAKEASGLVLMDDNFATIKAAIKEGRTIYSNIRKFVRYLLASNVGEILVMLFAMILALPMPLVPIQILWVNLVTDGLPAIALGMDKAEDEVMKQKPRHPNEGIFARGLGTKIVTRGILIGSVTIIAFMLMYQGDPDNLIYAQTTAFTTLVMAQLIHVFDCRSEKSVFARNPLGNIWLIGAVLISMILLLAVIYITPLQPIFHTTDILLRDWLLIIGLSAVPTVLFGFIKK
- a CDS encoding NUDIX hydrolase encodes the protein MDYIKWIREKVGQERIFLNFAGGCIENEYGEILLQKRKDKEKWGFPGGAMDIGESVEETVIREVKEETGLDVKVDKLIGIYTKYFDEYPSGDKAQTVVFFFKLQAIDGSLNIEDDETLDLRFFSPDKIPPLVNKQHEDALKDYLSKQEIFIR